In Palaemon carinicauda isolate YSFRI2023 chromosome 38, ASM3689809v2, whole genome shotgun sequence, a single window of DNA contains:
- the LOC137630368 gene encoding SCAN domain-containing protein 3-like gives MGSQTCSHSSHSFWTNKLSVELVRNQIYGHLTALNEHFNSYPTDLDTDVWDWDWVRDPLVTSSSARGLSAKAEKEQLELSCDGSQRIRFYKSAHIDFWASIKEEYHELFAAASKVLLQFPRTYLCEASFSALTAKKTKYRARMHVEDDLRVCLSSIHPRIEKFCTGRQAHPSH, from the coding sequence ATGGGATCACAGACATGTTCCCACAGTTCACACAGTTTCTGGACAAACAAACTATCAGTCGAGTTGGTAAGAAATCAAATCTACGGTCATCTTACCGCACTGAACGAACATTTCAATTCATACCCCACTGATCTCGACACCGATGTCTGGGATTGGGATTGGGTTCGGGATCCATTAGTTACCAGTTCATCAGCACGTGGTCTCAGTGCAAAGGCTGAGAAAGAACAGTTGGAGCTGTCATGCGATGGGAGCCAGAGGATCCGATTCTATAAAAGTGCACATATAGACTTTTGGGCTTCCATTAAAGAGGAATATCATGAACTCTTTGCTGCAGCTTCAAAGGTTTTGCTTCAATTTCCCAGAACTTATCTCTGCGAGGCATCTTTCTCAGCTCTGACAGCCAAGAAAACCAAGTACAGGGCTCGGATGCATGTGGAAGATGACCTAAGAGTGTGCCTCTCATCCATCCATCCCAGGATAGAGAAGTTCTGCACTGGGAGGCAGGCCCATCCTTCACATTAA